The Microcoleus sp. FACHB-831 genome segment CTTACCTTCAGTTGAGCGAAACCGCGATAACGACCCCACCTGATCTGCCGCAACACGCAGCAACCCATCAGCATACTGAACAACCAAATAGTCGCGGGTTTCTTTATTAACAGTCAGACTTTCCAACTTAAGAAACTTTCCAACCCCGTGATTTCTATGAACAACATAATCACCCGCTTGCAGCTTGTTAGGGTCAACTTGCTTAGAAGCCGCGCGACGGCGCTTGCGGATATAGCCGTGTGTAGCGAGAGTATGCTGACCGTAAAACTCGCGGTCGGTAACAACAACTAAACGGAAAGTAGGGAGGATAAATCCTTCCAATTCAGCTAGACCGGAGTATTTTACCGCGATAGGCGTGTGCTGAATTTGCAGCTTATCAATAGCTGGATAATCGCGGGGGTTGGGTACGAATTGCGCCGGACAGTCGTGTTCTTGTAATAGAGCTACAGAACGAGTAGGTTGAGCAGAGACAAGGAAAATAGAAAAATTGCGATCGCGCTCTTTTCGCAGAACATCAGCAAGTTTAGCAAACTGATGAGGTGTAGTCGGTACAGAACGGCTGGCAAGATTTATCCCTTTCCCTTCTTCCACCAACTCAGATAAATCTACACGATTAAAATCAAACGCCTGCTCCAAAGATTCATCAAAAGAACGATGAATTTTAGGTAATTCTTCATCTCCATCAACAATCAACGAGGAACCACGAACAATTTGCCATTGTTCTTCAGCGTGTTCCACCCAGCGATCGCTATGCGCCCTACACTGATCCGGCTCATCAATAGCAATTAGCGTATTTTCCGGCAAATAGTCTAGAAGAGAAGCTGGCTTATCAAAAGCCAAACCCAGAAATCGGCGCACTCCGGTCTCTTCCCTCTCCTCCTCTGCTGCGAGTGGGGGCGGGTTCGTCTCATCCAACGCCGCCCTAATGATAGGACTAAAATTAGTAGGAGTTAAAACTAAGCGCTCGATCTTATCAAGCGATCGCTGTGTCGAAGGGTCAAACTCCCGCATCTGATCTAGCTCATCGCCAAACCATTCCAAACGCACGGGCAACTCAGCCGCAACGGGGAACACATCGATAATATCGCCGCGACGACTCCACTGCCCTTCCATTTCCACAAGGGGAACGCGACCGTATCCCAAAGTCGCCAGTTTTTGGCTAAAAGAGTTTAAATCTACCGACTCACCTCGTTTTAGGGTGAGACAATAAGGGCGGAAAACCTCTGGCGGTGGAAGATGCGGTTGGAGCGATCGCTCTGTCGCCACAACCGCCATTCTAGATTTTGGATTTTGAATTTTGGATTTTAGATTATTAGACTGCTCCTCAGATGGCGTAGCCTCTGGATGCTCGCCATTAGACCCCAATCCCAAATCGACCAAATCGGCGAGGACCTGCATTTGCCCCCAAGTCATCTCAGATTCAGGGTCATAAGGCTCGTAAGGGGACGACTCGGAAGTAGGGTAAAAATGCACGGTGTTCCAGCCCATCGCTTCGAGCTGGGCAGCCCAACGTCCGGCTTCTTCCAAAGTGGCGCAAACAACAAACAAATTGCGTCCCTCAGTTTGGGCTAGGGCAGATGCCACCAGTCCTTTAGGGAGGCGGGAGATACCGTTGAGCAGTAAGAACCGGGAGCGGTTTAGCTTAGAGAGGAGTTCTGTAGTTAGCGCCGATCGCCCTAAGCCACGAATAATAGAAGAAAAAGCCATGAGTTAGATAAAATGCTTAACTCGTTCTGATAAAAAGCAGGAGTGTATGTCCCTACCTTCATAATTCTAGAAGGCTATTCGCATATGACCGTTCTAACGACAGATTTCTACTATAGACAAAATGTTACTTTCTCTATAGCTAGAAGTTTTTTGTCGGGCTTGCGAACGCTATTCGATGCATAGCCGCAGGGGTTAGGTAGTTGGTGGACTCCCTAAACATCCCTGAAAACTTGAAGCTAGGAACGCAAAATCCACCTTTAGGTAACGTTAACCGCCGATACCAGTCCCTTTAGTCCCTAATTATGGAATTTCTCATTCTTTTACTACTGACCCTTGTTAACGCTCTTTTTGTTATGTCAGAACTGGCGATTGTCTCTTCGCGGAAGGTGCGGCTGCAACAGGATGCCAACAAGGATGCTAAGGCAAGGGCTGCTTTGGAACTGGCTAACGACCCGGATAAGTTCCTTCCCACAGTTCAGGTAGGGATAACACTCCTCATAATTGTGTCTGGTGCTTTCGGTGAAGGAACGATATCTCAGAAACTAGCACCCGTGTTAGCTCTTGTCCCCATAGAGCAAAGGTATAGAGAAGCGATCGCCTCCGGCGTCGCTATTTTGATCGTCACGTATGTCACCCTAATTATTGGCGAACTGGTACCCAAGCGGTTGGCATTAAACAACCCAGAACCAATTGCTGCGGCTGTCGCCATCCCCATGCAGATGTTCGCCCGCTTCGCTTCCCCCGTTGTTTATCTATTAAGCGCTTCTACTGATATGGTGGTCAGGCTCTTGGGTATTAAACCCTCCACAGAACCACCCGTCACACAAAACGAGATCTCGGACTTGATCGACCAAGCGACGGAGGCGGGAATCTTTGAAGAAGCCGAACACGATATGGTCGAGCAGGTGTTTCGCCTGGGGGATAGGCGAGTCAGCGCCTTGATGACGCCGCGACCAGATGTTGTTTGGCTTGACTTGGAAGACTCAGCCGAGGAAAACAGAGAAAAAATGATTGACAGCGCCTATTCTCAGTTTCCCGTCTGTCAAGGCAGCCTTGATAATGTATTAGGCGTATTGCAAGTCACCGATTTGTTAGCTCGCAGTCTCACAGGTCAGCCGCTTGACCTGACAGTATCGTTGCGACAGCCATTATTTGTCCCTGAAAGCACGCGGGGATTAAAAGTTTTGGAGTTGTTTAAGCAAACTGGAACCCACATTGCCTTGGTCGTAGATGAGTACGGCGTCACTCAGGGATTGGTCACGCTCAACGACATCTTAATAGAAATTGTTGGTGATGTTCCCTCAGCTGATGAACAGCAAGATCGGCCAATCATAGATCGCGGCGATGGTTCTTATTACGTCGATGGAATGTTGTCTGTCGAGGAATTCTTCGAGCTGTTGAATATTGAAGAATTGCCCGAAGAGCAAAGAGGAAACTATCACACAACGGGCGGCTTTGTGATGACTCATTTGGGGCGCATCCCTGCTGCTGCCGATCGTTTTGAATGGATGGGCTGGTGTGTTGAGGTGGCGGATATGGATGGCAACCGAGTTGATAAAGTCTTGGTGATGCCGATTCCCACACACTCAGGCGATCACCATTCGGCAAATTAATAGATAACCCGTGCAAAATTTAATTTGCCTATAAACACTCTTTTGCAGGACAGTCTTTTAACTTTTGACTTGCTTAATTGGCTGTTATGGGGTGAGGTGCTTAGGACGAAGCCTGTAGGGTAGTTCTCTTGAGCATCCCCCCTATCTACCAGCCGCGAAGCTTTTGTTTATGCCGCCTTTACAGTGCTTATAGCGAAATATTTTGCTTCCCTCTTAAGTTAGATTTTGTTAATCTTCTCTAAGTATAAAGTAGGAAGCAACAATTTCTGCTATGGAAGCATCGTTATGGTTTTTAGCTCCTATGAGTTTATATTTTTATTTCTCCCCATCACACTTTTAATATTTTTTCAGATTGGCGGTCGAGGATATTATCAAATTGCTAATGCTTGGCTCGTAGCCGCCTCAGTAATTTTTTACGCATGGTGGAACCCTGCTTATCTAGTAATAATGGTGGGTTCCATTTTATTTAACTATTTTATTGGATTAAGTATTAGCCGCTCTTCCCAATCTACACTTTTAGGCCTTACTAGAAAAAGCTTATTAACGTTGGGAATTATTGGAAATATCGCGTTGCTGGGATATTACAAATATACAAATTTTCTGCTTTCAACCACAAACAAACTGCTAGGAACATCGTTTAACTTACAGGACATCATCCTTCCCTTAGCAATTTCTTTCTTTACCTTTACACAAATTGCCTATCTAGTAGATGTCTATCGCCAAGAAGCCAAAGAGAATAATGCCGAAAGTAACAGCGTGTCAGCTCTTAGGGTACAAGAGTCGGGAGGTAGGGAAAGTTTTTCAACTGCTGCCACTATAAGCAATGTTGAAAGACCTAAGCCCTATAGCTTCTTAAACTACTGCCAATTTATCACCTTCTTCCCCCACTTATTAGCTGGCCCTATCGTTCATCACAAAGAACTGATACCGCAATTTGAGAACAAGGCAATATACACAGCGAATATTGAAGATATCGCCGTAGGATTAACTATCTTTGCTAGCGGATTATTTAAAAAAGTAGTGTTTGCCGACAGCATTGCTGTCTATGCAATTCCAGTGTTTGAGGGAGCCGCAACGGGCGGTTCGCCGACATTTTTTGAGGCGTGGGGTGGAGCGATCGCCTACTCATTGCAGCTTTACTTTGACTTTTCCGGCTACTCAGATATGGCAATCGGTGCAGCGAGGATGTTTGGTATCAAATTCCCGCTTAACTTTAACTCCCCTTACAAATCTCTAAATATCATAGAATTTTGGCGACGGTGGCACGTTACTCTTTCCCACTTCCTGCGCGATTATCTCTACATTCCTCTGGGTGGAAATCGCAAGGGAAAACTACGACGCTATATTAATTTAACAATTACTATGCTGCTGGGTGGCCTTTGGCACGGCGCGGGATGGACTTTTGTATTATGGGGCGGGTTGCATGGAATTTACCTAGTAATCAATCATCAATGGCATGGGTTCCGGAAATCTCTAGGACACGATTTAAATAAAACTCGCTGGTGGAGTAGAGCATTATCTTGCCTGGTAACGTTTGCAGCTACAGTAGTTGCATGGGTTTTGTTTAGGGCAAAAAACATGACTGCTGCGATCGCTATCCTCAAGGGAATGGTAGGAGGTAATGGTATTGCTATTCCGGAGGCTATTGTTAATCAAGTAGCGCCAATTAAACCATCGTTAACGGCTCTAGGTGTAACTTTTCTCAATGAGGGCGGACAAACGATGATGTTGACTTATTTTTGGATATTGGCTCTTTTGTTTGTTGTTTGGTTTACCCCTAACACGCAGGAATGGTTGGAACGTTACAATCCCGCCCTAGATCATGTAGTAAAAACTCCTGGCTGTTGGAGCGATCGCTTTTGGCAAAAACTTCAATGGCAACCCAATAAAATATGGTCTATTTGCGTGGGCGCGATTTTTGGGCTAGGAATAATCTATCTTGTTAGACCTACAGAATTTTTATATTTTAACTTTTAATATGAAAAATAATTATAAATCTTACATTAAGTTTTTGCTAATAATAGCAATTTCTTTAGTTTGCGTAGTTCAGTTAACATCAATTATTATAGATCCCTATAATGTATTCGGAATAACTAATTTTAATAAGCGAAATTTCCCCCCAAACACAAGATACTTAAAAATAGAATACCTAGCCAAAAAAAATGAATATAATGCTTTTATTTTAGGAAACTCTAGAGCATATTTTTATAATGTAAAATCTGCCAATCAATTATCTAATAATACCTATAATTATTATAATATGGCAGTGGTTAGAGAAACGGTAAAAGGTTTAAGGCGAAGAGTAGAATGGTTGGTTGCTAATAAAAAGGTAAAAAATTTAATTTTAGCCCTCGACTACGATTTAGTTTTAACCAAGATAAACCCTCTAGAATTATTAGTGCAGGATCATCCTAAAGTTACGGGTGAGTCGTTGAGAAGCTTTTATTTTAAATATAGTTTATTTCAGCCAACTAGCTTAATTAATTGCATTAAGGAAAATCTAAGAAAGGAGGAAGTATATGTATTTGATATATCTACAGGTCAAATTCAACTCCCGTACAATAACTATTTAATGAATAAAGATCCAGAAAAGTATTTAAAGGAAAAATTTGTATATCCTATTAAAATAAAAGAAACAGTAAATGCTAACGAAAATGGAATTGAAGAAATTAAAAAAATCGCGTATATTTTAGCTAAAAATAAGATAGACGTAACGGTTATAATAAACCCAAACAATCACCACAATTCGGGTAGGTGGGAGAGTGAAAGTTATACAAAATGGCTAAAAAGAATCGTAGAGATATTTGGTGAAGTATGGGATTTTTCAGGATTCAATTCAATTACTACAAATGACAGACTATATTATGAGCCGAACCATTTTAATAACTACGTTGGCGATTTAGTGTTGAGTAGAGTATTTAATAATAAAACTATAGTTAAGCAAATCCCAGAAGATTTTGGGTTTAGGATAATCAAAGATAACCTAGATATTCATATGCAACGTATAAAAGAAGAATATAACCAATATTATCAAACGTATAAGTAAACAAAGCCAAAGCTAGTTCATAAGTAAAGAAAGCTAGTTATTTTTAAGGGTTAGAACGGCTGTAAGTACATCATCGCTCAAATGTAGGAATTGCAGATCGATTGGGAAAAGTCGATCGCGATCGCCATAATTTATCTGATGCAGGGAGGCTGTCGTGGAGGAAGACCAAGAAGTATTAGAGATG includes the following:
- a CDS encoding MBOAT family protein, with the translated sequence MVFSSYEFIFLFLPITLLIFFQIGGRGYYQIANAWLVAASVIFYAWWNPAYLVIMVGSILFNYFIGLSISRSSQSTLLGLTRKSLLTLGIIGNIALLGYYKYTNFLLSTTNKLLGTSFNLQDIILPLAISFFTFTQIAYLVDVYRQEAKENNAESNSVSALRVQESGGRESFSTAATISNVERPKPYSFLNYCQFITFFPHLLAGPIVHHKELIPQFENKAIYTANIEDIAVGLTIFASGLFKKVVFADSIAVYAIPVFEGAATGGSPTFFEAWGGAIAYSLQLYFDFSGYSDMAIGAARMFGIKFPLNFNSPYKSLNIIEFWRRWHVTLSHFLRDYLYIPLGGNRKGKLRRYINLTITMLLGGLWHGAGWTFVLWGGLHGIYLVINHQWHGFRKSLGHDLNKTRWWSRALSCLVTFAATVVAWVLFRAKNMTAAIAILKGMVGGNGIAIPEAIVNQVAPIKPSLTALGVTFLNEGGQTMMLTYFWILALLFVVWFTPNTQEWLERYNPALDHVVKTPGCWSDRFWQKLQWQPNKIWSICVGAIFGLGIIYLVRPTEFLYFNF
- a CDS encoding hemolysin family protein, with the protein product MSELAIVSSRKVRLQQDANKDAKARAALELANDPDKFLPTVQVGITLLIIVSGAFGEGTISQKLAPVLALVPIEQRYREAIASGVAILIVTYVTLIIGELVPKRLALNNPEPIAAAVAIPMQMFARFASPVVYLLSASTDMVVRLLGIKPSTEPPVTQNEISDLIDQATEAGIFEEAEHDMVEQVFRLGDRRVSALMTPRPDVVWLDLEDSAEENREKMIDSAYSQFPVCQGSLDNVLGVLQVTDLLARSLTGQPLDLTVSLRQPLFVPESTRGLKVLELFKQTGTHIALVVDEYGVTQGLVTLNDILIEIVGDVPSADEQQDRPIIDRGDGSYYVDGMLSVEEFFELLNIEELPEEQRGNYHTTGGFVMTHLGRIPAAADRFEWMGWCVEVADMDGNRVDKVLVMPIPTHSGDHHSAN